GTCTGGCTTCCGATAGTTGCTGACAGATCGAGCAGAGGAGTTGGGTTGAGGCCAATGCTGGAATTGAGGGTAGCATGAGGATGAACATATTGCACATCCAGCTGTATTATAACAGAGACACATGTTAAGACTAAAGAGTGCAGAAACTGATTGAGACTAGAGTGATCATTTATCATATGGGTTATGATGCACTGACCTTGCCAGACTTGTGATCAGGTATTTTGAAGCTGATAACAGCTTTAGCAGACGGCATGAGATTTTTGACAGTTACTTTCGTCGACACCTGCATAAATGTGTTCAGTAATATGGTtaaggagagagagagttaaGGTGCCAAAAGATCAGACAGCATGTATCACTACAGATATTTACTTACACTTGAGTGGCTGTCGATTTTGACATCAACAATGGTGTTTTGACCTTTATATTGTGTGCTTATGTCGCCAAGAAATAAATCATCCTTCTGCAAACCTGTCGCCACAAATTCCTGTTGGAAAGAAATTTTCATTACCGTTTAGTTGCAGAGGACACAAAAACTATCCAACTTACGATACATAAAAGGCCATGTTAGGCAACTAAAGTATGTACATTAACTAAGTATTATACTATTGCTGGCTATCAAAGTTCCTGCTTCTAAGAAAATATTGCACTCATTTTACGAATCAAAGGCATACAAAGCAGATACTCTTAAGTAATCCCATGATAAATCGAGCTGACTGCTTCTTTCTAATAACGAAGTGTATGGTATGTATATCTCTAATCCTAATTAACAAAACATGTAGCAGCAGTACAGATTCTATTCAACAATGTCATATAAGCAAATTGTGACTTCTGCAAGATTTGATTTAACCAATCCAACATACCGTTCCAGTGGCACTCAGCATTGTCAGAGTAAACTTCTGGTCGAAGATGTAATCCTTGTTTAGAAGATCTGCAGATTAACAAATGGTTAATAAATGGGGCAGCCACTGAGAAGCAAGGGGTCCACAATCTGCTACAACTTTTACCTTTGGCTTTCTTGCCAATATCGGGAAACGGAGCTGGACTGCTTCCCATCTTTCGagtataaagaaaaaaagcaCTGCAAATTTCAATAGGCAAACGCAGAATCAAAAGGCCATGTCATCAGTATGCAAAggttcacaaaaaaaaaaaatgttccaaGTTTCAATACTACTCTCTGAGCTAATCAAATCTGATCACGTGAgaggcagcagcagcagcagcagagaGCAAACTCTACACTGCCACCAAAACTATGCCTATATGTATATGAAACAACAATTCAAAGAGAATTTAGAAAAAGCAGTGAAACGTCTTCCTTTCAATCACAAACTATCTAATCGATCAAAAACAATACTTGGCGAGAAACAACAGATCGAGAAGAATCGAATCGAATCGATCAAAAAAGCCAATCTCCAGAATCTAACACTAAAAACAAGTGACT
This genomic stretch from Raphanus sativus cultivar WK10039 chromosome 3, ASM80110v3, whole genome shotgun sequence harbors:
- the LOC108844234 gene encoding mitochondrial outer membrane protein porin 4, which produces MGSSPAPFPDIGKKAKDLLNKDYIFDQKFTLTMLSATGTEFVATGLQKDDLFLGDISTQYKGQNTIVDVKIDSHSSVSTKVTVKNLMPSAKAVISFKIPDHKSGKLDVQYVHPHATLNSSIGLNPTPLLDLSATIGSQTVSLGGEVGFDTASSSLTKYNAGISFNKPDFSAALMLEDKGESLRATYVHTVNPTTSVAAELIRRFSNHANSFTIGSSYSVDPLTTVKTRLSNNGKAGMVVQREWRSKSLITLSAEYDSKAVNSSPRVGLALALKP